A DNA window from Buttiauxella agrestis contains the following coding sequences:
- a CDS encoding YdbH family protein, protein MKGKYKAIIALVLILILLPLTLLMTIAHWLPTLAGIWLPQGTRIAMEASPRFARGAILVPDLRYLAGDCELATLKDATLSHPKRWRIHLNTLNLNIDCLSKIPSDASAPAAPRSLQEWQSLLPESLLTIDRVNVTPFQQFSGALRLTLTPQQQSLHYDGASITVDAQLNGQILELKKLKIQALAGMEPVELAGTVTLPLMTDGVPEQGHLSTKLRIPQEPELVDLVLDWSEEEGTFIVSKPGSAEALLSLPWAISENIFEVNGGQWFWPYAGFPLRGGVALRVDDWRKGLENAVISGRMNVITQGSAGKGNAVLNIGPGKLSLENSALPVQLTGEAKQNGMVFYAMLPGEISGAIADPKLLFRPGALLRSRGRVIDSIDVDEIRWPLAGVSVSQQGVDGRLQAIVRAHENEMGSFVLHLDGRADNFLPDAGLWRWKYWGNGEFNPMQAKWDVRGQGEWRDSVIELSSLSTGFDKLQYGSMLVTQPRLKLEKPLHWQRAVNAPSFDGTFTLNAGETTFSGGSTLPPSILTFSVNGEDPTSFQYKGDLHAGAIGPVRVNGRWDGERLRGNAWWPQQGLTVFQPLIPADWKMTLKEGTLYSQIAFSAAAGQGFEAGGHGVVKNGSVWMPDNQINGVDFVLPFRFSHSTWQLGTDGPVTLRIAEVKNQFSSTNITADLEGWYPWSEAQPLMLSNVNVDILGGKLRVQQLRLPQHDAALLRLENISSSELVTAVNPKQFTMSGRVNGALPLWLNHPQWIIKDGWLTNPGPLTLRLDKDMADAIVENNIAAGVAVNWLRYMEISHSWTHINLDNLGVLTLQANVQGISQVEGKRNAVRLNYSHQENLFTLWRSLRFGDNLQTWLEQHTELPDVRCQTRDKACEETQ, encoded by the coding sequence ATGAAGGGTAAATATAAAGCCATTATTGCACTGGTGCTGATACTCATCCTGTTGCCACTAACGCTCTTGATGACTATAGCCCATTGGCTACCGACGCTTGCCGGGATTTGGCTGCCGCAAGGGACGCGAATCGCCATGGAGGCCAGCCCACGCTTTGCCCGTGGTGCCATTCTGGTGCCCGATCTGCGCTACCTTGCCGGGGATTGTGAACTCGCCACCCTCAAAGACGCCACGCTGAGTCACCCAAAACGCTGGCGCATCCATCTGAACACGCTGAATCTGAACATTGATTGCCTGAGTAAAATCCCATCTGACGCCTCCGCACCTGCGGCACCTCGCTCTTTGCAAGAGTGGCAATCATTGCTGCCTGAAAGCTTGTTAACTATAGATAGGGTCAATGTGACCCCGTTTCAACAGTTCTCCGGCGCTTTGCGTCTGACGCTGACTCCCCAGCAACAGTCTCTGCATTACGATGGGGCATCAATAACTGTTGATGCGCAGTTGAACGGGCAAATACTGGAGCTGAAAAAGCTAAAAATTCAGGCACTGGCGGGCATGGAACCCGTGGAGTTAGCCGGAACGGTCACGCTGCCGTTAATGACCGATGGAGTGCCGGAACAGGGGCATTTATCCACGAAGTTGCGCATTCCGCAGGAGCCTGAACTGGTGGATCTGGTGCTGGACTGGAGCGAAGAAGAGGGCACTTTTATTGTGTCTAAACCTGGCTCGGCCGAAGCGCTGCTCAGTTTGCCCTGGGCAATCAGTGAAAACATTTTTGAAGTGAATGGTGGACAGTGGTTCTGGCCGTACGCCGGTTTCCCGTTGCGTGGGGGTGTTGCCCTGCGGGTAGATGACTGGAGGAAGGGGCTCGAAAACGCGGTGATCAGCGGTCGGATGAACGTCATCACTCAGGGCAGCGCTGGTAAAGGCAATGCGGTGCTCAATATTGGCCCTGGGAAACTCAGCCTCGAAAATAGCGCATTGCCGGTGCAGTTAACCGGTGAGGCAAAGCAAAATGGGATGGTGTTTTACGCGATGTTGCCCGGGGAAATTAGCGGTGCCATTGCCGACCCTAAACTGCTGTTCCGCCCGGGCGCGCTTTTACGTTCACGTGGACGGGTGATTGATTCTATAGATGTGGATGAAATTCGTTGGCCGCTGGCGGGTGTCAGTGTCTCGCAGCAGGGTGTGGATGGGCGTTTGCAGGCGATTGTTCGCGCTCATGAAAACGAGATGGGAAGTTTCGTGCTCCATCTGGACGGGCGAGCGGACAACTTTTTACCCGATGCCGGATTGTGGCGCTGGAAATACTGGGGTAATGGCGAGTTCAATCCAATGCAGGCGAAGTGGGATGTGCGTGGTCAGGGTGAATGGCGCGATAGCGTCATCGAACTTAGCTCGCTTTCCACAGGGTTCGATAAACTTCAGTATGGCTCGATGTTAGTCACTCAACCGCGCCTGAAACTGGAAAAACCCTTGCACTGGCAACGTGCCGTGAATGCCCCGTCGTTTGATGGAACATTCACGCTGAATGCCGGAGAAACCACTTTTAGCGGTGGCAGCACGCTCCCTCCATCAATATTAACGTTCAGCGTGAACGGCGAAGACCCGACTTCGTTCCAGTATAAAGGAGACTTACACGCGGGGGCGATTGGCCCGGTGCGCGTGAATGGCCGCTGGGATGGCGAGCGCCTGCGAGGCAATGCGTGGTGGCCGCAACAGGGCCTGACCGTGTTCCAGCCGCTGATCCCCGCCGACTGGAAGATGACCTTAAAAGAGGGAACGCTGTATTCGCAGATCGCATTTTCCGCGGCGGCCGGACAAGGCTTTGAAGCAGGCGGTCATGGCGTGGTGAAAAACGGCAGCGTCTGGATGCCCGATAACCAGATTAATGGCGTCGATTTTGTGCTGCCGTTCCGCTTTAGTCATAGCACGTGGCAGTTGGGAACGGACGGCCCGGTCACGCTGCGCATTGCCGAAGTTAAAAACCAATTCAGTTCCACCAATATTACCGCCGATCTTGAAGGCTGGTATCCGTGGAGCGAAGCGCAGCCACTGATGCTCAGTAATGTTAATGTCGATATTCTGGGCGGAAAACTTCGTGTGCAACAGCTCCGCCTGCCTCAGCACGATGCCGCCTTGCTACGCTTAGAGAACATCTCTTCGAGTGAGTTGGTAACGGCGGTCAATCCTAAACAATTCACTATGTCCGGGCGCGTTAACGGGGCGCTGCCTCTGTGGCTCAACCATCCGCAGTGGATCATTAAAGATGGCTGGCTAACCAACCCTGGGCCGTTGACGTTAAGGTTGGATAAAGACATGGCAGATGCCATTGTCGAAAACAATATTGCCGCAGGTGTTGCGGTTAACTGGTTGCGATACATGGAAATTTCCCATTCCTGGACCCATATCAATTTAGATAATCTGGGCGTGCTAACTTTGCAGGCGAATGTGCAGGGCATAAGCCAGGTTGAAGGGAAAAGGAATGCGGTTCGGCTGAACTATAGCCATCAGGAAAACCTCTTTACGCTTTGGCGCAGTTTGCGTTTTGGGGATAATTTGCAAACCTGGCTTGAGCAACATACCGAATTGCCGGATGTGCGTTGTCAGACACGGGATAAAGCTTGTGAGGAAACACAATGA
- a CDS encoding 2-hydroxyacid dehydrogenase — protein sequence MKLAVYSTKQYDKKYLEQVNNEYGFSLEFYDFLLTEKTAKTAHGCDGVCIFVNDDGSRPVLEELKKQGVKFIALRCAGFNNVDLDAAKELGLPVVRVPAYSPEAVAEHAIGMMMCLNRRIHRAYQRTRDANFSLEGLTGFTMYGKTAGVIGTGKIGIATLRILKGFGMRLLAFDPYPSAAALELGVEYVDLPTLFAQSDVISLHCPLTPENYHLLNHAAFDQMKDGVMVINTSRGGLIDSQAAIDALKNQKIGALGMDVYENERDLFFEDKSNDVIQDDVFRRLSACHNVLFTGHQAFLTAEALTSISETTLENLRQLENGEPCVNQVN from the coding sequence ATGAAACTCGCAGTGTATAGCACAAAACAGTACGACAAAAAGTATCTGGAGCAGGTTAACAATGAATATGGCTTCTCTCTTGAATTTTATGACTTCTTACTAACAGAGAAAACAGCCAAAACGGCACATGGCTGTGACGGGGTCTGTATCTTCGTCAATGACGACGGTAGCCGCCCGGTTCTCGAAGAGCTTAAAAAGCAAGGTGTGAAGTTTATCGCGCTGCGCTGTGCGGGCTTTAACAACGTCGATCTTGACGCGGCCAAAGAACTCGGCTTGCCTGTGGTACGCGTTCCAGCCTACTCCCCTGAAGCGGTTGCCGAGCACGCCATCGGTATGATGATGTGCCTGAACCGTCGTATTCACCGCGCTTATCAACGTACCCGTGATGCCAACTTCTCACTCGAAGGGCTGACCGGCTTTACCATGTACGGTAAAACGGCGGGTGTAATTGGTACCGGTAAAATTGGCATCGCAACGCTGCGAATTTTGAAAGGCTTTGGTATGCGTTTGTTGGCATTCGATCCCTACCCAAGTGCAGCAGCGCTTGAGCTTGGCGTGGAATATGTTGATTTGCCGACGCTGTTTGCGCAGTCAGATGTAATTTCCCTGCACTGCCCGCTGACGCCGGAAAACTACCATTTACTTAACCATGCTGCGTTTGATCAAATGAAAGATGGCGTGATGGTGATCAACACCAGCCGTGGTGGTTTGATTGATTCCCAAGCCGCAATTGATGCGCTGAAAAACCAAAAAATTGGTGCATTGGGCATGGACGTCTATGAAAACGAACGTGATTTATTCTTCGAGGATAAATCAAATGACGTGATTCAGGATGACGTATTCCGTCGCCTGTCAGCCTGCCACAACGTGCTGTTTACCGGGCATCAGGCGTTCCTGACAGCAGAAGCGTTGACCAGCATTTCCGAGACAACGCTGGAAAACCTGCGTCAGTTAGAGAATGGCGAGCCTTGTGTTAATCAGGTGAACTAA
- the hslJ gene encoding heat shock protein HslJ gives MKKLASLALAAMVLAGCAQSNDKSTVTAQDLQHHRYVLQSVDGKPLTGIDRTPELSFGENMHVSGAMCNRFMGQATLEDGTLKAKGLGMTMMMCAEPQLNGLDHMINDMLTSGAKVDLAPQQLTLKTSQHILVYKLADLVN, from the coding sequence ATGAAAAAATTAGCTTCACTGGCTCTGGCTGCAATGGTACTGGCCGGTTGCGCACAATCGAACGACAAATCCACCGTCACCGCGCAAGATCTGCAACACCATCGTTATGTCCTGCAAAGCGTTGATGGCAAGCCGTTAACGGGCATTGATCGCACGCCGGAACTGAGCTTCGGTGAGAACATGCATGTTTCAGGTGCGATGTGTAACCGCTTTATGGGCCAGGCCACACTTGAAGACGGTACGCTGAAAGCGAAAGGTCTGGGAATGACCATGATGATGTGTGCCGAGCCGCAGCTTAACGGGCTTGACCATATGATTAACGATATGCTGACCAGCGGCGCAAAAGTGGATTTAGCCCCGCAACAGCTGACGCTGAAAACCAGCCAGCATATTTTAGTTTATAAACTGGCCGACCTGGTCAACTAG
- a CDS encoding putative hemolysin — protein sequence MRAAFLAGCAAILLSACSNEPPQQATAAHVPPGMRAAMSNQGEASCAMIGGTLSVARQLDGSAIGMCAMPNGKRCSENALAAGTCGTY from the coding sequence ATGCGCGCTGCGTTTTTAGCCGGTTGTGCGGCAATATTATTGTCGGCATGTAGTAATGAACCACCACAACAAGCCACCGCGGCTCACGTTCCGCCAGGAATGCGTGCGGCAATGTCGAATCAGGGTGAAGCAAGTTGTGCAATGATTGGTGGGACGCTGAGTGTTGCTCGTCAGCTGGATGGTTCGGCTATCGGTATGTGTGCGATGCCCAACGGCAAACGTTGTAGTGAAAACGCGCTTGCCGCCGGAACATGTGGAACGTACTAG
- the nifJ gene encoding pyruvate:ferredoxin (flavodoxin) oxidoreductase translates to MITTDGNGAVASVAFRASEVIAIYPITPSSTMAELADAWSGDGRKNVWGDTPRVVEMQSEAGAIAAVHGALQTGALSTSFTSSQGLLLMIPTLYKLAGQLTPFVLHVAARTVATHALSIFGDHSDVMAIRQTGCAMLCASSVQEAQDFALISHIATLKSRVPFIHFFDGFRTSHEINKIVPLADSTLLELLPQKEIDEHRARALNPEHPVIRGTSANPDTYFQSREASNLWYDAVYQHVEQAMDSFATATGRQYRPFEYYGHPQAERVIILMGSAIGTCEEVVDELLTRGEKVGVLKVRLFRPFSADHLLEVLPESARQIAVLDRTKEPGALAEPLYLDVMTSLAEAFNRGERETLPRVIGGRYGLSSKEFGPDCVLAVFNELTQAKPRPRFTVGIYDDVTNLSLPLPENTLPNRAKLEALFYGLGSDGSVSATKNNIKIIGNSTPFYTQGYFVYDSKKAGGLTVSHLRVSEQPINSTYLIDKADFVGCHQLQFIDKYQMAERLKPGGIFLLNTPYGADEVWHRLPQEVQAVLNQKKARFFVVNAAKIARECQLGARINTVMQMAFFHLTHILPGDSALAELQGAIAKSYSSKGQELVERNWQALALARESLAEVTLQEVNETSPMRPPVVSDAAPDFVKTVTAAMLAGLGDALPVSALPPDGTWPMGTTQWEKRNIAEEIPIWKPDICTQCNHCVAACPHSAIRAKVVQPEEMENAPAALQSLDVKSRDMRGQKYVLQVAPEDCTGCNLCVEVCPAKDRQNPEIKAINMMSRLEHVEEEKENYDFFLSLPEMDRTSLERIDIRTSQLLQPLFEYSGACSGCGETPYIKLLTQLYGDRMLIANATGCSSIYGGNLPSTPYTTDGNGRGPAWANSLFEDNAEFGLGFRLTVDQHRARVMRLVDKFADQLPAELNEQLHAEATSEVRREQVIELRKHLANIDDPDARQLLTDADAMVDKSIWLIGGDGWAYDIGFGGLDHVLSLTENVNILVLDTQCYSNTGGQASKATPLGAVTKFGEHGKRKARKDLGVSMMMYGHVYVAQISLGAQLNQTVKAIQEAEAYPGPSLIIAYSPCEEHGYDLALSHDQMRQLTATGFWPLYRFDPRRADEGKLPLALDSRPPSDALADTLMKEQRFRRLNAQQPEVAEQLWKDAAVDLQKRYDFLAQMAGKAEKADSE, encoded by the coding sequence ATGATCACAACCGACGGCAATGGTGCAGTCGCGTCTGTCGCGTTTCGTGCCAGCGAAGTAATTGCCATCTACCCGATAACTCCCAGCTCCACCATGGCGGAACTTGCCGATGCGTGGTCAGGGGACGGGCGCAAAAACGTCTGGGGCGATACGCCTCGCGTGGTAGAAATGCAGTCCGAAGCCGGTGCCATCGCCGCCGTTCACGGTGCTCTGCAAACCGGCGCGCTCTCCACCTCGTTCACTTCATCGCAGGGTTTACTGCTGATGATCCCAACACTTTACAAACTGGCCGGGCAGCTCACGCCGTTTGTATTGCATGTCGCGGCGCGAACGGTTGCGACTCACGCACTTTCGATTTTCGGCGACCATTCCGATGTGATGGCTATTCGCCAGACGGGCTGCGCCATGTTGTGTGCCAGCAGCGTACAAGAAGCTCAAGACTTCGCGCTGATTTCACACATTGCGACACTCAAAAGCCGTGTGCCATTTATTCATTTCTTCGATGGTTTCCGCACTTCGCATGAAATCAACAAAATCGTCCCGCTGGCCGACAGCACCCTTCTGGAACTGCTGCCGCAAAAAGAGATTGATGAACACCGCGCTCGGGCATTAAACCCAGAGCACCCTGTGATTCGCGGAACTTCTGCAAACCCGGATACCTATTTCCAGTCTCGCGAAGCCAGCAACCTGTGGTACGACGCGGTTTACCAACACGTTGAGCAGGCGATGGACAGCTTTGCCACAGCCACTGGCCGCCAGTATCGCCCGTTTGAATACTACGGCCACCCGCAAGCCGAACGCGTGATTATCCTGATGGGTTCCGCCATCGGCACGTGCGAGGAAGTGGTTGATGAACTCCTGACGCGTGGCGAAAAAGTGGGCGTGCTGAAAGTTCGTCTGTTCCGCCCTTTCTCCGCCGACCATTTGCTGGAAGTGTTGCCAGAAAGCGCGCGTCAGATTGCCGTGCTCGACCGCACCAAAGAACCGGGTGCACTCGCAGAACCGCTGTATCTCGATGTAATGACCTCTCTTGCCGAAGCCTTTAACCGCGGCGAGCGCGAAACGCTGCCACGCGTGATTGGCGGGCGCTATGGTTTGTCATCGAAAGAGTTTGGCCCGGATTGTGTGCTGGCGGTGTTCAACGAACTGACTCAAGCGAAACCGCGCCCGCGCTTTACCGTCGGTATTTACGACGACGTGACAAATTTGTCGCTGCCGTTACCTGAAAACACCCTGCCCAACCGCGCCAAACTTGAAGCGCTGTTTTATGGCCTGGGCAGCGATGGCAGCGTGTCAGCAACCAAAAACAACATCAAAATTATTGGTAACTCGACGCCGTTTTATACTCAGGGTTATTTCGTCTATGACTCGAAAAAAGCGGGCGGCCTGACGGTTTCACATCTGCGCGTCAGCGAACAACCGATTAATTCCACCTACCTGATTGATAAAGCAGATTTTGTCGGCTGCCACCAGTTGCAGTTTATCGACAAATATCAGATGGCCGAACGCCTGAAACCCGGCGGCATTTTCCTGCTCAACACGCCGTATGGCGCGGATGAGGTGTGGCACCGATTACCGCAAGAAGTTCAGGCGGTGCTGAACCAGAAAAAAGCGCGTTTCTTCGTGGTGAATGCGGCGAAAATTGCCCGTGAATGCCAGTTGGGTGCGCGTATCAACACCGTCATGCAGATGGCGTTCTTCCATCTCACCCACATTCTGCCGGGCGACAGCGCGCTGGCTGAGTTGCAAGGTGCGATTGCCAAAAGCTACAGCAGCAAAGGCCAGGAGCTGGTTGAGCGTAACTGGCAGGCGCTGGCGTTAGCGCGTGAATCGCTCGCCGAAGTCACGCTGCAAGAAGTCAACGAAACCAGTCCGATGCGCCCACCGGTCGTTTCTGACGCCGCGCCAGATTTCGTCAAAACCGTCACCGCCGCCATGCTCGCGGGACTTGGCGACGCGCTGCCGGTTTCCGCACTGCCGCCAGACGGCACCTGGCCGATGGGCACTACGCAGTGGGAAAAACGCAACATCGCCGAAGAAATTCCCATCTGGAAACCGGACATTTGTACCCAGTGTAACCACTGCGTCGCCGCCTGCCCGCACTCGGCGATTCGTGCCAAAGTTGTGCAGCCAGAAGAGATGGAAAACGCCCCTGCCGCACTGCAATCACTGGATGTGAAATCCCGCGATATGCGCGGGCAGAAATACGTGTTGCAGGTGGCACCGGAAGATTGCACTGGCTGTAATTTATGCGTCGAAGTGTGCCCGGCGAAAGACCGCCAGAACCCAGAAATCAAGGCCATCAACATGATGTCGCGCCTTGAGCATGTGGAAGAAGAAAAAGAGAATTACGACTTCTTCCTCAGTCTGCCGGAAATGGACCGCACCAGCCTCGAACGCATCGATATCCGTACTTCGCAGCTGCTGCAACCGCTGTTTGAATATTCAGGCGCGTGTTCCGGCTGTGGCGAAACGCCGTACATTAAATTGCTGACGCAGCTGTATGGCGACCGTATGTTGATTGCCAACGCCACCGGTTGCTCGTCAATTTATGGCGGTAACTTGCCTTCTACGCCGTACACCACCGATGGCAACGGACGCGGCCCGGCATGGGCTAACTCACTGTTTGAAGATAACGCCGAATTTGGCCTCGGTTTCCGCTTAACCGTTGACCAGCACCGCGCCCGCGTGATGCGTCTGGTGGATAAATTTGCTGATCAACTGCCCGCCGAACTTAATGAGCAGCTTCACGCAGAAGCCACGTCAGAAGTTCGCCGCGAACAGGTTATCGAACTGCGCAAACATCTGGCAAATATCGACGACCCGGACGCACGCCAGCTCCTCACCGACGCCGATGCGATGGTTGATAAATCTATCTGGCTGATTGGTGGTGACGGCTGGGCGTATGACATCGGTTTCGGCGGCCTGGATCACGTGTTAAGCCTGACCGAAAACGTCAATATTCTGGTGCTCGATACGCAGTGTTATTCCAACACTGGCGGCCAGGCGTCGAAAGCCACACCATTGGGTGCGGTGACTAAATTTGGCGAACACGGCAAGCGTAAAGCGCGTAAAGATCTCGGCGTCAGCATGATGATGTACGGGCATGTTTATGTGGCGCAGATTTCACTCGGCGCACAGCTTAACCAGACGGTGAAAGCCATTCAGGAAGCCGAAGCCTATCCTGGCCCGTCGCTAATTATTGCTTACAGCCCTTGCGAAGAGCACGGTTACGACCTCGCATTGAGCCATGACCAGATGCGCCAACTCACCGCCACCGGTTTCTGGCCACTGTACCGCTTCGACCCGCGCCGTGCCGATGAAGGTAAATTGCCGCTGGCGCTGGATTCGCGTCCACCGTCTGATGCGCTGGCCGATACGCTAATGAAAGAGCAGCGTTTCCGCCGTTTGAATGCGCAGCAACCGGAAGTCGCCGAGCAACTGTGGAAAGACGCCGCCGTCGATTTGCAAAAACGCTATGATTTCCTGGCGCAAATGGCCGGGAAAGCGGAAAAAGCGGATAGCGAGTAA
- a CDS encoding helix-turn-helix transcriptional regulator: MNIYVLTENYFLFNGIECALKSRPDCHCIQLKPDDERYPSIADKNDPQDIFIVVPEYTRLDFSMLMAINETNASVIIANNHYDWNVGGLFRFSTIPRRFYLSDLLKSIHLLKSAKNKEVRLPRITATEKKVLQLTIKGTPVTFIGSRLGMTVKTAYAHQRSVFKKLGIRKTRDIYMLPDKFIKYLCENSQPLRASTTH, translated from the coding sequence ATGAATATCTATGTTTTGACAGAAAACTATTTTCTATTTAATGGGATAGAGTGCGCTTTAAAATCCAGGCCAGACTGTCATTGTATACAACTCAAGCCTGACGATGAACGTTATCCCTCCATTGCGGATAAAAACGATCCGCAAGATATTTTCATTGTGGTTCCTGAATATACCCGGCTGGATTTTTCCATGCTGATGGCGATTAATGAAACTAACGCCTCAGTTATTATTGCCAATAATCATTATGACTGGAACGTTGGCGGCCTTTTTAGATTTTCAACTATTCCTCGTCGATTTTATTTAAGCGATTTGCTGAAAAGCATTCATCTTTTAAAATCAGCCAAAAATAAAGAGGTCAGACTGCCCAGAATTACGGCCACAGAGAAAAAAGTTCTCCAGTTAACCATCAAGGGAACACCTGTGACGTTTATTGGTTCTCGGCTGGGGATGACGGTGAAAACGGCTTACGCTCATCAGCGAAGTGTGTTCAAAAAACTGGGGATACGGAAAACACGTGATATCTATATGTTGCCGGATAAATTCATTAAGTATCTTTGCGAAAATAGCCAGCCGCTACGTGCTTCAACAACGCATTAA
- a CDS encoding OmpA family protein yields MKYAKYARLALIISGVVLLSACTRSVSNVDSAGKTENPVFPDASHAVRDEGSFVNLDNLKQMRTGLTKAEVYELIGTPHFNEGVFRVKEWDYIFKFTQPDNSVRTCQYKVLFDSEMKAQSFFFAPANCLEKPTAPAMKQAMHKELNAESLFAFSSASLSSEGYAQVNQLAEDLKSDNLENKHVVITGYTDRIGNPAQNMQLSLARAESVKQLLTEKGIPSSIIETRGLGDSAPRVMCPGKKSPAVIDCLAPNRRMTIDIVDITAGK; encoded by the coding sequence ATGAAATACGCTAAATATGCACGTCTGGCACTTATTATCAGCGGAGTTGTCTTGCTTTCAGCTTGTACGCGCTCAGTCAGTAATGTGGACTCAGCAGGTAAAACAGAAAACCCAGTATTCCCGGATGCCTCTCACGCTGTTAGAGATGAAGGCAGTTTCGTTAATCTGGATAATCTAAAACAAATGCGCACAGGTCTCACTAAAGCAGAGGTTTATGAATTAATTGGCACGCCACACTTTAATGAAGGCGTATTCCGGGTAAAAGAGTGGGATTATATCTTCAAATTCACACAGCCGGATAACTCAGTGCGAACCTGCCAGTACAAGGTTTTATTTGATTCAGAAATGAAAGCGCAGAGTTTCTTCTTTGCACCGGCGAACTGTCTGGAAAAACCAACAGCACCTGCCATGAAGCAAGCCATGCATAAAGAGTTAAATGCCGAAAGCTTATTTGCTTTTAGCAGTGCTTCTCTCAGCAGTGAAGGGTATGCGCAAGTTAATCAGCTGGCGGAAGATCTGAAAAGTGACAATCTGGAAAATAAGCATGTGGTGATCACCGGTTATACCGATCGCATCGGTAATCCGGCTCAAAATATGCAACTTTCATTGGCACGTGCAGAGTCAGTTAAACAACTGCTGACTGAAAAGGGCATTCCATCTTCAATTATTGAAACCCGCGGCCTGGGTGATTCAGCGCCTCGTGTGATGTGTCCAGGTAAAAAGTCGCCCGCTGTTATTGACTGTCTGGCACCAAATCGTCGTATGACGATTGATATTGTTGATATCACCGCAGGTAAATAA